From Mucilaginibacter rubeus, a single genomic window includes:
- a CDS encoding galactosyltransferase-related protein: MIFLSAQPDDHYFLWQLQLQLYNFKLHDIDLKKVHILVGYDPMKGLQQDFLNFIEDNTDVNVHAYPDTRIKKTYLSSIRPHIIAKHLAAFPELQYDSIFYHDSDICFKKLPDFTLLNKGGIWYASDTRSYLDCSYITKKAGALVLTEMCRIVGVAVQDVEKNDKHAGGAQYLLKRTDAEFWLKVQSDCDRMYDYLIQYNNGLGFCNQGRLNQIQAWCTDMWVIWWNAIFYNREFQIHPELDFAWADSPIEQLERCKILHYTGTIGKDDPKLFRKTDYINYSPFHADLSGLDPEICGRYVRDMIDGYMASQETKKIDLHDVSFLIPVRIDSDDRLENVYAVTRYLAINLKSNIILTEIDQTSKIDVTKLPPQVKYFFIEDDSPQLYHTKYNNLMILNADTPYIALYDADIILPVAQIIEAVRILRENEFSAVFPYDGNFVNVDSLLKAMFIKLLDTNLFEENQQKLNFIARRSYGGCIFLNKLDYQEAGIDNELIDSWGPEDIERVKRLTILGYRVKRISGNLYHLSHSRGINSRYQSMEVRCTLMEEYLKICSFTKEELRIYVGTWSWGNPKVKLSK, from the coding sequence ATGATTTTTCTTTCAGCACAACCTGACGATCATTATTTCTTATGGCAACTGCAACTGCAGCTTTATAATTTCAAATTGCACGACATCGATTTGAAAAAGGTGCATATTCTTGTAGGGTATGATCCAATGAAAGGACTGCAACAGGATTTTCTTAATTTTATAGAAGATAACACTGACGTAAACGTACATGCCTACCCTGACACAAGGATAAAAAAAACCTACTTATCTTCCATCAGGCCACATATTATTGCCAAACATCTTGCCGCATTCCCGGAACTCCAGTATGACTCAATATTTTATCATGATTCTGATATCTGTTTTAAAAAACTCCCTGACTTTACATTGTTAAACAAAGGGGGAATCTGGTATGCCTCGGATACCCGCTCTTATCTGGATTGTAGTTATATAACTAAAAAGGCCGGGGCGCTTGTTTTAACGGAAATGTGCCGTATTGTCGGAGTTGCTGTTCAGGATGTTGAAAAAAATGATAAACACGCCGGGGGAGCACAATACCTGCTCAAAAGAACCGATGCTGAATTTTGGTTGAAAGTTCAAAGTGACTGTGACCGCATGTATGATTATTTAATCCAGTATAATAATGGGTTGGGTTTTTGCAATCAAGGCAGATTGAATCAAATACAAGCCTGGTGCACCGATATGTGGGTGATTTGGTGGAATGCGATATTTTATAACCGCGAATTTCAAATCCATCCCGAGCTTGATTTCGCTTGGGCTGATAGTCCTATTGAACAGTTGGAGAGATGCAAAATCCTGCATTACACCGGAACCATTGGAAAGGATGATCCAAAATTATTCAGGAAGACTGACTATATTAATTATTCTCCTTTTCATGCCGACTTATCGGGTTTAGACCCTGAAATATGCGGAAGATATGTAAGAGATATGATCGATGGATATATGGCATCGCAAGAGACCAAAAAAATTGATTTACATGATGTTTCATTTTTAATTCCGGTGCGGATTGACTCAGATGATAGGCTTGAAAATGTTTATGCTGTAACGAGGTACCTTGCCATTAATTTAAAATCCAATATTATTTTAACAGAAATTGACCAAACTTCTAAAATTGACGTTACAAAACTTCCGCCACAGGTAAAATACTTCTTTATCGAAGATGATTCCCCTCAGCTTTATCATACAAAGTATAACAACCTGATGATTTTAAATGCTGACACACCATACATTGCTTTATATGACGCAGATATTATTTTGCCTGTTGCTCAAATAATAGAAGCAGTCCGAATTTTAAGGGAAAATGAATTTTCCGCAGTTTTTCCTTATGATGGCAACTTCGTTAATGTGGACAGCTTACTAAAAGCGATGTTCATCAAACTACTGGATACCAATTTATTTGAGGAGAACCAACAGAAATTAAATTTTATTGCCAGAAGGTCTTACGGGGGATGTATATTTCTTAACAAGTTGGATTATCAGGAAGCGGGAATTGATAATGAGCTTATCGACTCGTGGGGGCCGGAAGATATAGAGCGCGTAAAACGGTTGACGATATTAGGTTATCGGGTAAAACGTATCAGCGGTAATTTATATCATCTATCACACTCACGCGGAATTAACAGTAGATATCAATCTATGGAGGTAAGATGTACATTGATGGAAGAATATCTGAAGATATGTTCATTTACCAAAGAAGAGTTGCGAATCTATGTCGGGACATGGTCGTGGGGGAATCCCAAAGTTAAATTAAGCAAATGA
- a CDS encoding DUF5008 domain-containing protein codes for MRRFNHIMMFILLALTIAACKKDKTVYSDPYGDGKPPLGVTLSPDAVPAPAVGTVGTEVTFKATGLVPYKDKIKFMFNGEPGQVTEVTESTIKVKVPPFGSTGITSIAIDDQLVLGPLFKVSGLINIDPSFRATAGANNTVNQVYPLADGRNLVLGWFTNYDNKGIITPLNRIVRTSADGEFDRTFRTGKAANGSLSRVIELGGKYVIAGGFSGYNQRTENISNITTLNVDGSIDTIGVKTYRRPSQTDTTKYFPKFNGGTNEYISKIYKHQNKILATGSFRYYVNRVYTEHNHDFTRDTVILDSTEIRQIARFNLDGSLDKTYRFNIASNKGLPSANGPVDSYMHTDADQLEKLVLFGSFTTFDQAPAGRLVRLNANGNIDDSFKTGAGTDNSISSLTYNTVTKKYLITGIFRTYDGKPAISMALVNLDGSLDQSFVAKTFEGGYPGFARQLNDGLIVVSGSFKKYNNVTRNGFMVLNTKGELAGNYNTTGPFSGSLSDIIETKSTDGKRALLLIGSIYRFDNTPVNNIIRVTIE; via the coding sequence ATGAGAAGATTTAACCATATCATGATGTTTATCCTGCTGGCGCTCACCATAGCGGCTTGCAAAAAGGATAAAACAGTTTATTCCGACCCCTATGGGGACGGAAAACCACCATTGGGCGTTACCCTCAGCCCCGACGCTGTACCTGCGCCGGCAGTTGGAACGGTGGGTACAGAGGTAACATTCAAAGCTACAGGCCTTGTCCCCTATAAAGACAAAATAAAGTTCATGTTTAACGGCGAACCCGGTCAGGTTACCGAAGTAACAGAATCAACCATTAAGGTAAAAGTGCCCCCGTTTGGCAGTACCGGTATTACGTCAATTGCCATTGATGATCAGTTAGTACTGGGGCCACTATTTAAGGTATCCGGGTTAATTAACATTGATCCTTCTTTCAGGGCAACTGCCGGCGCAAATAATACTGTAAACCAGGTGTACCCACTTGCCGACGGACGAAACCTGGTATTGGGTTGGTTTACCAATTACGATAATAAAGGGATTATCACTCCTCTCAACCGCATTGTAAGAACATCAGCTGATGGTGAGTTTGACCGTACTTTCCGGACAGGTAAAGCAGCAAACGGATCATTATCAAGGGTGATAGAACTTGGCGGAAAATATGTTATCGCAGGGGGCTTTAGCGGCTACAACCAGCGTACAGAAAACATCAGCAATATTACCACTTTAAATGTTGATGGTAGCATTGATACTATCGGCGTGAAAACCTATAGGCGTCCGTCGCAAACAGATACAACCAAATACTTTCCAAAGTTTAACGGCGGTACCAATGAGTACATATCTAAAATATATAAGCATCAGAACAAAATACTGGCAACCGGTAGTTTCAGATACTATGTAAACCGGGTTTATACCGAGCACAATCATGATTTCACCCGCGATACGGTGATCCTTGATAGTACAGAGATACGACAGATTGCCCGCTTTAACCTGGATGGTTCGCTGGACAAAACCTATCGTTTTAATATAGCAAGCAATAAAGGTCTGCCTTCGGCAAATGGCCCTGTTGACTCCTACATGCATACCGACGCCGATCAGCTGGAAAAATTGGTGTTATTTGGAAGCTTTACCACGTTTGATCAAGCACCGGCAGGCCGCTTGGTTCGCTTAAATGCAAATGGAAACATCGACGACTCATTTAAAACCGGAGCCGGCACAGATAATAGTATCTCATCGCTAACCTACAACACTGTAACCAAAAAATACCTGATAACAGGGATCTTCAGAACATACGATGGAAAACCGGCCATCAGCATGGCGCTGGTTAATCTTGACGGATCTCTTGACCAAAGCTTTGTGGCTAAAACATTTGAAGGAGGTTACCCCGGTTTTGCCCGCCAGCTCAACGATGGATTGATAGTGGTTAGCGGCAGCTTTAAAAAATATAACAATGTTACCCGCAATGGCTTTATGGTGTTGAATACCAAAGGTGAACTTGCCGGAAATTATAACACTACCGGCCCATTCTCAGGTAGCTTGTCTGATATCATTGAAACAAAATCCACTGATGGTAAACGGGCATTATTGCTGATCGGCAGCATATATCGCTTTGATAATACCCCGGTTAACAACATCATACGTGTAACCATCGAATAA
- a CDS encoding PA14 domain-containing protein translates to MKKYRYVLFIGLIVLIAGACRQNNLDELKAIQNTDRNVSGAGADANGVAAGNEIVKVPFKISLSGPATKAFQVGITFNNDTVSKLIANGTLKNTAMLPAGAIDYDGVINVAFGADTASSVASVRLSAIEANYGKNVAFAFKLTDPGKGNQIKGSQSNILVVLDTKTLIKESDIHYVSLLNGGGILNVDYQKNYTTSPAGITIPLTINLAGVPAGAFNVNVKLNMDTIADLVSKKVLPDNTIALKPDQYNIDTLIRVNSNASTAVIRLSIGWPVFDANIAANKRFGFVVSLVNPSKHILHPTNSKMIVLVQPEVNLDNNSYITGNGTGLKAEYFSNNQQLDFDGRKPDLVQIEPTIDWPNDGVWQAAIPSISHDNFSTRWTGEFLAPVRGEYVFWQNEWDDGSRLYIDGKAIINDFTTEWDKDSRTAKIFLERGKRYKIEADHRENVGGQRARLTFEVPSAGINGRRIVPQSQLFPAP, encoded by the coding sequence ATGAAAAAATACAGATATGTTTTGTTTATCGGATTAATTGTTCTGATAGCGGGAGCATGCAGGCAAAATAATCTTGATGAGCTTAAAGCAATTCAAAACACCGACAGGAATGTTTCCGGCGCTGGAGCCGATGCCAATGGTGTAGCTGCCGGCAATGAAATAGTTAAAGTGCCATTTAAAATATCCTTATCGGGCCCCGCAACTAAAGCGTTCCAGGTAGGTATAACGTTTAATAATGATACTGTTTCCAAACTGATAGCCAACGGTACGCTTAAAAATACGGCAATGCTGCCTGCCGGTGCAATTGATTACGACGGCGTGATCAATGTAGCATTCGGGGCAGATACCGCATCCTCGGTTGCCAGTGTCAGGTTATCGGCCATTGAAGCTAATTATGGAAAAAATGTAGCTTTTGCATTTAAATTGACAGATCCTGGCAAGGGCAACCAGATTAAAGGATCACAATCAAACATCCTGGTAGTACTTGATACCAAAACACTTATTAAAGAAAGCGATATTCATTACGTTTCGCTTTTAAATGGCGGTGGTATCTTGAATGTTGATTATCAAAAAAACTACACAACATCGCCGGCAGGTATCACCATTCCGTTAACTATAAACCTGGCAGGCGTGCCGGCAGGTGCATTTAATGTGAATGTGAAACTGAACATGGATACCATTGCCGATCTGGTAAGTAAAAAAGTACTCCCTGATAACACTATCGCGCTCAAGCCCGACCAGTATAACATTGATACGTTGATCCGGGTAAATTCCAATGCCAGCACGGCGGTGATACGCTTATCAATAGGATGGCCTGTTTTTGATGCCAACATAGCTGCCAATAAACGTTTTGGCTTTGTGGTGAGTCTGGTTAATCCGTCAAAACACATCCTGCATCCAACAAACAGCAAAATGATTGTCTTGGTACAGCCAGAGGTTAATCTCGACAATAATTCATACATCACCGGCAACGGTACAGGTTTAAAGGCGGAATACTTTTCGAATAATCAACAACTTGATTTTGATGGCAGAAAGCCTGATCTTGTACAAATAGAGCCCACTATTGATTGGCCTAACGACGGGGTTTGGCAAGCTGCGATACCAAGTATAAGTCATGATAATTTCTCAACCAGGTGGACCGGCGAGTTTCTTGCGCCCGTTCGGGGTGAATACGTGTTCTGGCAAAATGAATGGGACGACGGATCGAGGTTATACATAGACGGTAAGGCCATTATTAATGATTTCACTACCGAATGGGATAAGGACAGCCGTACAGCTAAAATATTCTTAGAACGCGGTAAACGTTATAAAATAGAAGCCGATCATCGTGAAAACGTGGGTGGCCAGCGTGCCCGTTTAACTTTTGAAGTACCATCGGCCGGCATCAATGGCAGAAGGATAGTACCGCAAAGCCAATTATTCCCAGCCCCTTAA
- a CDS encoding PKD domain-containing protein, with product MKKILHIISVFSTVALLFAGCKKDKPAPQPEPDEPKPIVGFTAVRTDSVDFLSYQFTSTAVNYKDILWQFGDDSTSAEKAPKHRYAFDGLYHVTLTARNSQGYSAAREIILNVADPNFDRTKVGESYFATIGGTFTVSRDNGGGPNSNEGSLKVVDGDPNTKFFQSGFSGDLVMKYELKTAVVAGAYTMTSANDSPDRDPKGWVLQGSEDGIRWINLHSKNNEVFANRFQRIIYHFNNNVAYKFYRITIKTNNGSRDFQMAEWTVNKKQP from the coding sequence ATGAAAAAAATATTGCATATCATATCGGTATTTTCAACAGTAGCCCTGTTGTTTGCCGGATGTAAAAAAGATAAGCCCGCGCCACAACCCGAACCGGATGAGCCAAAACCTATTGTGGGTTTTACAGCCGTACGTACAGATAGTGTTGACTTTTTAAGTTATCAATTCACCAGTACGGCCGTCAATTACAAAGATATCCTGTGGCAATTTGGCGACGATAGCACATCGGCAGAAAAAGCCCCTAAACACAGGTATGCTTTTGACGGTTTATATCACGTAACGTTAACAGCCAGAAATTCGCAGGGATACTCGGCGGCACGGGAAATAATACTGAATGTTGCCGATCCTAATTTTGACCGCACCAAGGTTGGTGAGAGCTACTTTGCTACCATAGGCGGCACGTTTACTGTATCGCGCGATAACGGCGGTGGTCCAAACTCAAACGAGGGCTCGTTAAAAGTGGTTGACGGCGACCCAAATACCAAGTTTTTCCAATCGGGTTTCTCCGGCGATCTGGTGATGAAATATGAACTTAAAACTGCCGTTGTTGCAGGAGCCTATACCATGACATCGGCAAACGACTCTCCTGATCGCGACCCTAAAGGATGGGTGCTTCAGGGCTCGGAGGATGGTATACGCTGGATAAATCTGCACAGCAAAAACAACGAAGTTTTTGCCAATCGCTTTCAGCGGATCATATATCACTTTAACAATAACGTAGCCTATAAATTTTACAGGATAACCATTAAAACCAATAATGGCAGCCGCGATTTCCAAATGGCTGAGTGGACCGTTAACAAAAAGCAGCCGTAA
- a CDS encoding RagB/SusD family nutrient uptake outer membrane protein: protein MKKSVIYILAAAASLCLPSCKKFLNVQPIDKLTGNNFYQSKDDVVANIYDMSRTFFGKINETHFIGATGEYRSGEVLYEPQSDLGPARAFVEVLGRNDLLGLINGNPPWNFYNFGLITDWTGYYQVIQSANILISKLETGIPGVSATEKKQFEGEAAFIRGLAYFYMVRLYGDVPYYTDAFHSTALPRENMVSVLNKCIADLKTYKDGLPWTYADPALKGVRASRGSVIALIMNMNMWNAGFDKPNANKYYQETADLGQELVKSNAYRLLPITEWATVIKGRSDESLFEFYRSINYGDQNTNVAPIGDMFLHYPYKRPEYTHRISFAYFRGEYMQKLYPGSSDKRATIWFNSDIYADNGKFMMLKFAQNAFATGEEDANPDNTFMIFRYAGEILLCAEALAELGQDDQAIAMLNKVRDRAEASRYAGSGGQDLKDFIFLERSRELMGEGHHYFDLVRTRRIMSSEWSYNVLTLDKFNRGAWTWPINSNALANNPFMSLNMYWVNGGN, encoded by the coding sequence ATGAAAAAAAGTGTTATATACATTTTAGCAGCGGCAGCAAGCTTGTGTTTACCATCCTGTAAAAAGTTTCTGAATGTACAACCCATTGATAAACTAACAGGGAATAACTTTTACCAATCGAAAGATGACGTTGTGGCCAATATTTATGATATGTCAAGAACATTTTTTGGCAAGATCAACGAAACACATTTTATTGGCGCAACCGGCGAATACCGTTCAGGAGAGGTTTTATATGAGCCCCAATCAGACCTGGGGCCGGCACGTGCATTTGTGGAGGTGCTGGGCAGGAACGACCTGCTTGGCCTTATCAACGGAAACCCGCCCTGGAATTTCTACAACTTCGGCCTTATTACCGACTGGACAGGCTATTACCAGGTGATACAGAGCGCCAATATCCTTATTTCAAAACTGGAAACCGGCATACCCGGCGTAAGTGCCACCGAGAAAAAGCAGTTTGAAGGTGAAGCCGCTTTTATACGCGGGCTTGCATACTTCTATATGGTGAGGCTTTATGGCGATGTACCTTATTACACAGACGCTTTCCATTCTACAGCCTTACCTCGTGAAAACATGGTATCTGTTTTAAATAAATGTATCGCCGATCTTAAAACCTATAAGGACGGCTTACCCTGGACCTACGCCGATCCGGCCTTAAAAGGTGTAAGGGCCAGCAGGGGCAGCGTCATCGCGCTCATCATGAACATGAACATGTGGAATGCCGGCTTTGATAAACCTAATGCAAACAAATACTACCAGGAAACCGCAGACCTGGGGCAGGAGCTTGTTAAGAGCAACGCTTACAGGCTACTACCGATAACTGAGTGGGCTACTGTTATCAAAGGACGATCTGACGAAAGCCTTTTTGAATTTTACCGCAGTATTAACTATGGCGATCAAAATACCAATGTTGCGCCGATTGGTGATATGTTTCTGCACTATCCTTACAAAAGGCCTGAGTACACACACCGTATAAGCTTTGCTTATTTCAGGGGGGAATATATGCAAAAACTATATCCAGGTTCCTCTGACAAGCGCGCTACTATATGGTTTAACTCCGATATATATGCTGATAACGGAAAATTTATGATGCTCAAATTTGCTCAGAATGCCTTTGCAACTGGCGAAGAGGACGCCAATCCCGATAACACTTTCATGATATTCAGGTATGCCGGTGAAATACTGCTATGCGCAGAAGCACTGGCCGAACTGGGACAGGATGACCAGGCCATCGCTATGCTGAATAAAGTAAGGGACAGGGCCGAAGCATCGCGCTATGCCGGAAGTGGCGGGCAGGACCTTAAAGACTTCATTTTCCTGGAAAGATCGCGCGAACTGATGGGCGAAGGGCACCATTACTTTGACCTGGTACGTACCCGCAGGATCATGAGCAGTGAGTGGTCATACAACGTATTGACGCTGGACAAGTTTAACCGTGGCGCCTGGACCTGGCCAATCAACAGTAACGCGCTTGCAAATAACCCATTTATGTCATTAAACATGTATTGGGTAAACGGAGGTAATTAA
- a CDS encoding alkaline phosphatase family protein, protein MQNRKKYKGIIFSIICALAVATISCNKDFVRTLPDKNYTDTAKATSGERKVLYLIVDGARGSSVNSANVPNIKALLPYSIYSWVALSDPDSTRDVSNWANMLTGVKKEKHKILSDDFAGNNLATYPVFFERIKEEKPNAKIVSFSSSAIFKNKLTQGAAISQQFDTDEQIKTAVVNSLNTDTAQLILGHFNDIKEAGAKYGFDNSASQYKASIEKFDGYVGEMIDALKKRKNYANEDWLVVIASSGGGKFAIPANQDDNTVFSNTAVNTFTIYYNPKYKQRIIGKPFTGNRYLGRTVRLRDTGIRAEIDTADIFNLDDTTKFTIELKVKKNEDKFFWPSILGKRPEWSSGHPGVGWVIYLEDAYWYFEYRGTKDGDYHQCRGADLQKGRWQNLSVKCEIRAGRRYIRTYTDGVFNNELDVTESGSFSNHSPLKLGYLNGQGHGTPDVYVTDIRFFKIDVPDAVIGNYACETSISEGHPYYTFLAAYWPGTDGQGDKIRDIGPQARDFQLKGNYQWEDFNDLICPPPAGALAQFVPQTADIPAQIINWFRIPNRQAWGLDGRVWLDQ, encoded by the coding sequence ATGCAGAACAGGAAAAAATATAAAGGAATCATTTTTTCAATTATTTGTGCATTGGCTGTTGCAACCATATCATGCAACAAGGATTTTGTACGTACCCTCCCCGATAAAAACTATACAGATACAGCCAAAGCAACATCTGGCGAACGCAAGGTGTTGTACCTGATTGTTGACGGAGCCAGGGGCTCATCCGTAAACAGCGCCAATGTTCCTAATATCAAAGCGCTACTCCCCTATTCAATTTATAGCTGGGTAGCCTTGAGCGATCCGGATTCGACCCGGGACGTGAGCAACTGGGCCAATATGCTAACCGGTGTAAAAAAAGAAAAACACAAGATCCTATCAGACGATTTTGCCGGAAACAACCTGGCAACTTATCCTGTGTTTTTTGAAAGGATAAAGGAAGAAAAGCCGAATGCCAAAATTGTATCCTTTTCTTCTTCGGCTATTTTTAAAAACAAGTTAACCCAGGGCGCTGCCATAAGCCAGCAATTTGACACCGACGAGCAAATCAAAACTGCCGTAGTTAATAGCCTGAATACCGATACAGCGCAATTGATACTTGGCCATTTCAATGATATCAAAGAAGCCGGCGCCAAATATGGATTTGACAACTCAGCATCGCAGTATAAAGCCTCTATTGAAAAGTTTGATGGTTATGTAGGTGAGATGATTGACGCCCTGAAAAAAAGGAAGAATTACGCCAATGAAGATTGGCTGGTAGTAATAGCATCAAGCGGTGGCGGAAAGTTTGCTATTCCGGCTAACCAGGATGACAATACCGTTTTCAGCAACACGGCCGTTAACACGTTTACCATTTATTACAATCCTAAATATAAACAAAGGATAATAGGTAAACCCTTTACCGGCAACAGGTATCTGGGGCGAACAGTGCGTTTAAGGGACACCGGGATCCGGGCCGAAATCGATACGGCTGATATTTTTAATCTTGATGACACTACCAAATTCACCATTGAACTGAAGGTTAAAAAGAATGAGGATAAATTCTTTTGGCCAAGCATTTTGGGTAAAAGGCCGGAATGGTCATCAGGGCACCCGGGCGTTGGCTGGGTAATTTATCTGGAAGATGCTTACTGGTATTTTGAATACCGTGGTACCAAGGATGGTGATTATCATCAATGTCGTGGCGCCGATTTGCAAAAAGGCAGATGGCAAAACTTATCTGTTAAATGCGAAATACGTGCAGGCAGACGATATATCAGGACCTATACCGATGGGGTTTTCAATAATGAACTGGACGTAACCGAGTCGGGAAGTTTTAGCAACCATAGCCCGCTAAAATTGGGGTATTTAAACGGCCAGGGACACGGTACTCCTGACGTGTATGTAACTGACATCAGGTTTTTCAAGATTGACGTGCCCGATGCCGTGATCGGAAATTATGCCTGCGAAACATCCATCAGCGAGGGCCACCCTTACTATACTTTTCTGGCGGCATACTGGCCGGGCACAGATGGCCAGGGTGACAAGATCAGGGATATAGGCCCGCAGGCCCGCGACTTCCAACTAAAGGGCAATTACCAATGGGAGGATTTCAATGATCTGATATGCCCGCCGCCGGCAGGAGCGCTCGCACAGTTTGTACCGCAAACAGCAGATATACCTGCACAAATAATCAACTGGTTCAGGATACCTAACAGGCAGGCCTGGGGGCTTGATGGCCGGGTTTGGCTTGATCAGTAA
- a CDS encoding lanthionine synthetase LanC family protein — protein sequence MNNIDNFKTYLSGFEQNCANDYSLYNGKTGLAMLYYMLHAASGDQVSLTKGKQLLDELSENIQNIKEFNFQNGLSGIGWAIEWLVQNKFIDANTDEILEDMDDELYRSVVYAKSGDASLAHGVIGKALYFYRRLCARNSSSSRYRYICIQECLVLLIDEIDELLFSDNAILYNGDTLLNDLQKMHQVGQALLLVSSINRLKINAEVCKKIICCSRGVLDLYFNSNNSHHNDNELDWYLTYCYYKSGIYLGDSEFLSKTMYGGCTFNEKFMRSLGYFSVNNEANSQIHVTLMAEHPLDNSETGVFNLFKEICHFPQIAKYNWEEGWGL from the coding sequence ATGAATAATATCGACAATTTTAAAACTTACCTAAGCGGATTTGAACAAAATTGTGCTAATGATTACAGTTTATATAATGGAAAAACTGGTCTTGCCATGTTATATTATATGCTTCATGCCGCCTCTGGTGACCAAGTTTCCCTTACTAAGGGAAAACAGTTATTGGATGAACTGAGTGAGAATATTCAGAATATAAAAGAGTTTAACTTTCAAAACGGACTTTCAGGTATCGGATGGGCGATAGAATGGTTGGTTCAGAATAAATTCATCGATGCCAATACGGATGAAATTTTAGAAGATATGGATGACGAATTATATAGGTCGGTTGTCTACGCTAAATCTGGGGATGCTTCGCTTGCCCATGGTGTAATAGGTAAGGCGCTTTATTTTTACAGAAGGTTGTGTGCCAGAAATTCAAGTTCCTCTCGTTATCGGTACATCTGTATTCAGGAGTGTTTGGTATTATTGATTGATGAAATAGATGAACTGCTGTTCTCTGATAATGCCATTCTTTATAATGGTGATACTCTTCTGAATGACTTACAAAAAATGCATCAGGTTGGGCAAGCCTTGTTACTTGTTTCAAGTATTAACCGGTTGAAAATCAATGCTGAAGTTTGTAAAAAAATAATCTGTTGTTCGAGGGGAGTCCTTGATCTATATTTTAACTCAAATAATTCGCACCATAATGATAATGAACTTGATTGGTATTTGACATATTGTTATTATAAATCAGGGATATACCTTGGAGATAGCGAGTTTTTATCAAAAACGATGTATGGTGGTTGTACCTTCAACGAGAAATTTATGCGAAGTCTCGGCTATTTCAGTGTTAATAACGAAGCTAATAGCCAAATCCACGTGACCTTGATGGCAGAACATCCACTTGATAACTCAGAAACAGGTGTTTTCAATCTTTTTAAGGAAATATGTCACTTTCCACAAATCGCAAAATATAATTGGGAAGAAGGTTGGGGACTGTAG
- a CDS encoding fasciclin domain-containing protein: MKNIIIVFAGFLLVLTGCKRDEYYKDGGKAQANYPADMLQYLQDKAVPFDTIAQIVKLAGMEETFRKSDFTFFAPDDDVIKRTIGNNKTGGSLNYFLFYSGRDTVKKLSDIDSAIWKKYLQRYMFKGINHLKDYPQIDFNLQNQYPGALYYSYSGDVENIGVLYGDANNIKYIGPRTLVISYIYDINNAQNAVFRNNVSSSDIKPTNGIVHTLQYNAAYFGFNQDDFYEEIYFAGLHHSE; this comes from the coding sequence ATGAAAAATATAATTATTGTTTTTGCCGGTTTTTTACTGGTACTCACCGGCTGTAAACGCGATGAGTATTATAAAGATGGCGGTAAAGCCCAGGCCAATTATCCTGCCGATATGCTTCAATATCTGCAAGATAAAGCGGTACCGTTTGATACCATCGCCCAGATCGTAAAACTGGCCGGAATGGAAGAAACATTCCGCAAAAGTGATTTTACCTTTTTTGCGCCGGATGATGACGTGATCAAAAGAACCATAGGCAATAACAAAACCGGCGGCTCTTTAAACTATTTTTTGTTTTATTCTGGTCGCGATACTGTGAAAAAGCTATCGGATATCGACTCAGCCATATGGAAAAAATACCTGCAACGGTATATGTTCAAAGGTATTAACCACCTTAAAGATTATCCGCAAATAGATTTTAACCTGCAAAATCAGTATCCGGGAGCCCTTTATTATTCTTACAGTGGCGATGTGGAGAACATTGGTGTACTATACGGCGACGCCAATAACATCAAATACATTGGCCCGCGCACGTTGGTTATCAGTTATATATACGACATCAACAATGCTCAAAACGCGGTTTTTCGAAATAATGTCTCCTCATCTGATATCAAACCCACAAATGGGATAGTGCATACCCTGCAGTATAATGCGGCTTACTTCGGATTTAACCAGGATGACTTTTATGAGGAAATATACTTCGCGGGCCTTCATCATTCTGAGTAA